In Streptomyces puniciscabiei, a single genomic region encodes these proteins:
- a CDS encoding gas vesicle structural protein GvpA, whose product MTVVPAQQTGGGGGSSGLYDVLELVLDRGLVIDAFVRVSLVGIEILKIDVRVVVASVDTYLRFAEACNRLDLEAGPHKSPGLPELVGEVTESGARGKSKGALSGAAQTISDAFNQARQEAEGESRPRPRKAPARRKEEQE is encoded by the coding sequence ATGACTGTTGTTCCGGCACAGCAGACCGGAGGCGGAGGCGGCAGCAGCGGCCTCTACGACGTGCTTGAGCTGGTCCTCGACAGGGGACTCGTGATCGACGCGTTCGTGCGTGTCTCCCTGGTCGGGATCGAGATCCTGAAGATCGACGTGCGGGTCGTCGTGGCCAGCGTCGACACGTATCTGCGCTTCGCCGAGGCCTGCAACCGCCTCGACCTGGAGGCCGGTCCGCACAAGAGCCCCGGACTGCCCGAGCTGGTCGGCGAGGTCACCGAGTCCGGCGCCCGCGGCAAGTCCAAGGGTGCGCTGTCCGGCGCCGCGCAGACCATTTCCGACGCCTTCAACCAGGCACGTCAGGAAGCGGAGGGCGAGTCCCGGCCGCGGCCCCGCAAGGCTCCGGCGCGCCGTAAGGAGGAGCAGGAGTGA
- a CDS encoding phage holin family protein — MDRLDHLEHLDKQLVDELAQVARETVRDELREQTRKQRRTATLYAASGAAALYAGAALTVAVGLALATALPDWGAALITAAVMAALAYVLRGAAHPKHSHPSPPGRVIGGSPPAGPPSGLGVPYPPIPKEPPGTPEHPEHRA, encoded by the coding sequence ATGGACCGTTTGGATCACCTGGAACATCTGGACAAGCAGCTGGTCGACGAGCTGGCACAGGTGGCACGCGAGACGGTGCGCGACGAACTGCGCGAGCAGACCCGCAAGCAGCGCCGCACCGCCACGCTCTACGCCGCTTCCGGCGCCGCCGCCCTGTACGCGGGCGCCGCGCTCACCGTCGCGGTGGGCCTGGCTCTGGCGACCGCCCTGCCCGACTGGGGTGCCGCCCTGATCACCGCGGCGGTCATGGCAGCGCTGGCCTACGTCCTGCGGGGCGCGGCCCACCCGAAGCACAGCCACCCCTCGCCTCCGGGCCGCGTCATCGGCGGCAGCCCACCGGCAGGGCCGCCGAGCGGCCTCGGGGTGCCGTACCCGCCGATACCGAAGGAGCCGCCCGGCACGCCGGAACACCCGGAACACAGGGCCTGA
- a CDS encoding gas vesicle protein gives MSNTKNTPQSQSSRESHDSHDSHSNTENTVDDQRPTPMEVLRQARAQLAELTGLSPESVSSFEQTEDGWSLEVEVLELARVPDTMSLMASYQVDLDQDGQLAGYRRVRRYERGRADPRGR, from the coding sequence ATGTCGAACACAAAGAACACGCCCCAGTCACAGAGTTCACGGGAGTCACATGATTCTCATGACTCTCACAGCAACACAGAAAACACGGTGGACGACCAGCGTCCGACGCCCATGGAGGTGCTGCGCCAGGCGCGCGCCCAGCTCGCCGAACTGACCGGCCTCTCGCCGGAGTCGGTGTCCTCGTTCGAGCAGACGGAGGACGGCTGGTCGCTGGAGGTCGAGGTCCTGGAACTGGCGCGGGTACCCGACACGATGAGCCTGATGGCGAGCTACCAGGTCGACCTCGACCAGGACGGACAGCTCGCCGGATACCGGCGTGTCCGCCGCTACGAACGCGGAAGGGCCGACCCGCGGGGCCGATAG
- a CDS encoding transketolase has protein sequence MNTAELAELGQQLRVDSVRASAAAGSGHPTSSMSAADLVAVLLAHHLRYDFERPEHPANDRFVLSKGHATPLLYAAYKAAGAIEDGELLTFRKLGSRLEGHPTPRRLPWVETATGSLGQGLPVGVGIALAGKRLERTGYRVWVLCGDSELAEGSVWEAAEHAGHEHLDNLIAIVDVNRLGQRGPTRHGHDLDAYARRFQAFGWHTVEIDGHDVDKIDRAYGEALSTAGQPVVILARTLKGKGVAAVEDLEGHHGKPLPDAEEAVAELGGPRRLHVRVHEPPAAAALRDLTTEVLQLPRYDKGDEVATRDAFGAALTALGSARGDVVALDGEVGDSTRTEEFAKAHPDRFFECYIAEQQLVAAAVGMAVRGWLPYASTFAAFLTRAHDFVRMASISGSGINLVGSHAGVAIGQDGPSQMGLEDLAMFRSVYGSTVLYPCDANQTARLVAAMAGLDGIRYLRTSRGKTPVIYGPDEEFPVGGSKTLRSSEEDRLTVVAAGVTVPEALAAADRLAADGIPVRVIDLYSVKPADAETLQRAAEETGCLLTVEDHRAEGGVGDAVAEAFADGRPVPRLVRLAVRTMPGSAAPDEQLHAAGIDAVGIAAAARLLVEEAVVR, from the coding sequence ATGAACACCGCCGAACTCGCCGAGCTGGGACAGCAGTTGCGCGTGGACAGCGTGCGGGCGTCCGCCGCCGCGGGATCCGGGCACCCCACGTCCTCGATGTCCGCCGCCGATCTGGTGGCCGTGCTGCTCGCCCACCATCTGCGCTACGACTTCGAACGCCCCGAACATCCCGCCAACGACCGCTTCGTGCTGTCCAAGGGACACGCCACACCCCTGCTGTACGCCGCGTACAAGGCGGCCGGGGCCATCGAGGACGGCGAGCTGCTCACCTTCCGCAAGCTCGGCAGCCGGCTCGAGGGACATCCGACGCCCCGGCGGCTGCCCTGGGTGGAGACGGCCACCGGATCCCTCGGGCAGGGCCTGCCGGTCGGGGTCGGCATCGCCCTCGCCGGCAAGCGCCTGGAGCGCACCGGGTACCGGGTCTGGGTGCTGTGCGGCGACAGCGAGCTGGCGGAAGGCTCGGTGTGGGAGGCCGCCGAACACGCCGGACACGAGCACCTGGACAACCTGATCGCGATCGTGGACGTCAACCGGCTCGGCCAGCGCGGCCCCACCCGGCACGGTCACGACCTGGACGCCTACGCCCGCCGCTTCCAGGCCTTCGGCTGGCACACCGTCGAGATCGACGGCCACGACGTCGACAAGATCGACCGGGCCTACGGCGAGGCGCTGTCCACCGCCGGGCAGCCCGTGGTGATCCTCGCCCGCACCCTCAAGGGCAAGGGCGTCGCCGCCGTCGAGGACCTGGAGGGCCATCACGGCAAGCCGCTCCCGGACGCCGAGGAGGCCGTCGCCGAGCTCGGCGGACCGCGCCGGCTGCACGTCCGGGTCCACGAGCCGCCGGCCGCCGCCGCGCTGCGCGACCTGACCACCGAGGTGCTGCAACTGCCGCGCTACGACAAGGGTGACGAGGTCGCCACCCGGGACGCCTTCGGCGCGGCCCTCACTGCGCTCGGCAGCGCGCGCGGCGATGTCGTCGCCCTGGACGGCGAGGTCGGCGACTCCACCCGCACCGAGGAGTTCGCCAAGGCCCATCCCGACCGGTTCTTCGAGTGCTACATCGCCGAACAGCAGCTGGTCGCGGCGGCCGTCGGCATGGCGGTGCGGGGCTGGCTGCCGTACGCCTCGACGTTCGCCGCGTTCCTCACCCGCGCCCACGACTTCGTGCGGATGGCGTCCATCAGCGGCTCCGGCATCAACCTGGTCGGCTCGCACGCCGGTGTCGCGATCGGCCAGGACGGGCCCTCCCAGATGGGCCTGGAGGACCTGGCGATGTTCCGGTCCGTGTACGGCTCGACCGTGCTGTACCCGTGCGACGCCAACCAGACCGCCCGGCTGGTCGCGGCCATGGCCGGCCTCGACGGCATCCGCTACCTGCGCACCTCGCGCGGCAAGACCCCGGTGATCTACGGCCCCGACGAGGAGTTCCCGGTGGGCGGCAGCAAGACGCTGCGCTCCAGCGAGGAGGACCGGCTGACGGTCGTCGCGGCCGGGGTCACCGTGCCCGAGGCGCTCGCCGCGGCGGACCGGCTCGCCGCGGACGGCATCCCGGTGCGGGTGATCGACCTGTACTCCGTCAAGCCCGCCGACGCGGAGACCCTGCAGCGGGCCGCGGAGGAGACCGGCTGTCTGCTCACCGTGGAGGACCACCGTGCCGAGGGCGGCGTCGGCGACGCCGTCGCGGAGGCCTTCGCCGACGGCCGGCCCGTGCCCCGGCTGGTCCGGCTCGCGGTGCGCACCATGCCGGGCTCGGCCGCACCGGACGAGCAGCTGCACGCGGCCGGCATCGACGCCGTGGGCATCGCGGCGGCCGCCAGGCTGCTGGTGGAGGAGGCGGTCGTGCGATGA
- the ligD gene encoding non-homologous end-joining DNA ligase, producing MTDADARSIRAGRRTVEVRRPGKVLFPGGAGAEEYTKGDLADYYRSVAPYMVPHLRGRPLMLERYPDGLDGQRFMQKNVPEHYPDWITRVEVPKEGGTVTHAVCDDTATLVYLADQACLTMHRWLSRTDRAGGPDHPDRLVLDLDPPGDDFARVREAAGWLRELLEELGLPAAAMTTGSRGLHLVVPLDGRHDFDEVRQFAQGVARLAECRHPDRLTTASRKRDRGDRLYLDVQRNAYAQTAVAPYAVRALPGAPVAVPLAWEQVDDPGTDARHWTIADAVDQAHTNPWAGLPSRGRSLESARRRLAALDG from the coding sequence ATGACCGACGCGGACGCCCGGAGCATACGGGCGGGCCGCCGCACGGTGGAGGTCCGGCGGCCCGGGAAGGTGCTCTTCCCGGGCGGCGCCGGCGCCGAGGAGTACACCAAGGGCGACCTCGCCGACTACTACCGGTCCGTGGCGCCGTACATGGTGCCGCACCTGAGAGGCCGTCCGCTGATGCTGGAGCGGTATCCGGACGGGCTCGACGGGCAGCGCTTCATGCAGAAGAACGTCCCTGAGCACTATCCGGACTGGATCACCCGCGTCGAGGTCCCCAAGGAGGGCGGCACGGTCACGCATGCCGTGTGCGACGACACCGCCACCCTCGTCTACCTCGCCGACCAGGCCTGCCTCACCATGCACCGGTGGCTCTCGCGCACCGACCGCGCCGGCGGCCCGGACCACCCCGACCGGCTCGTCCTCGACCTCGATCCTCCCGGCGACGACTTCGCCCGGGTGCGCGAGGCGGCAGGTTGGCTCAGGGAGCTGCTGGAGGAGCTGGGGCTGCCCGCCGCGGCCATGACCACCGGCTCGCGCGGCCTCCATCTCGTGGTCCCGCTCGACGGACGCCACGACTTCGACGAGGTGCGCCAGTTCGCCCAGGGCGTGGCACGGCTGGCCGAGTGCCGGCATCCGGACCGGCTCACCACCGCCTCCCGCAAGCGGGACCGTGGCGACCGGCTCTACCTCGACGTGCAGCGCAACGCCTACGCGCAGACCGCTGTCGCCCCCTACGCCGTCCGGGCCCTGCCGGGCGCGCCCGTCGCGGTGCCCCTAGCCTGGGAACAGGTGGACGATCCCGGCACCGACGCCCGCCACTGGACGATCGCGGACGCCGTGGACCAGGCGCACACGAACCCCTGGGCCGGTCTGCCGAGCCGCGGCCGGTCCCTCGAGTCCGCCCGCCGTCGTCTCGCGGCGCTGGATGGCTAA
- a CDS encoding LLM class F420-dependent oxidoreductase produces the protein MPEYGYFLASEEHDPAALVEQARMAEQAGFRALWISDHFHPWNDAQGQSPFVWSVIGALSEAVSLPIETAVTCPTVRMHPAVTAQAAATSAVLTEGRFRLGVGTGEALNEHILGDRWPPLHVRLEMLEEAIQVMRRLFTGEEVNHHGTHYTVENARLYTVPEEPVPIDISGFGPKATSLAARVGDGYITMTPQEEMVTQFRKGGGGAKPVSGGTKVCYGTDREECVRTVRSLWYNELLPGEMGQVLPSPRHFEQLRELVTEDMVRENVVCGDDADQHVSALRAFADAGFDRVYVNQIGADQRGFFDFYRAKVLPQLG, from the coding sequence ATGCCCGAGTACGGCTATTTCCTGGCGAGCGAGGAGCACGACCCCGCAGCGCTCGTCGAGCAGGCCCGGATGGCCGAGCAGGCCGGCTTCCGGGCGCTGTGGATCTCCGACCACTTCCACCCGTGGAACGACGCGCAGGGGCAGAGCCCGTTCGTGTGGTCGGTGATCGGCGCCCTGTCGGAGGCGGTGTCGCTGCCCATCGAGACGGCGGTGACCTGTCCGACCGTGCGGATGCACCCGGCGGTGACGGCGCAGGCCGCGGCCACCAGCGCGGTGCTGACCGAGGGCCGTTTCCGGCTGGGCGTCGGCACGGGCGAGGCGCTCAACGAGCACATCCTCGGCGACCGCTGGCCCCCGCTGCACGTCCGCCTGGAGATGCTGGAGGAGGCCATCCAGGTCATGCGCCGGCTGTTCACCGGGGAGGAGGTCAACCACCACGGCACGCACTACACCGTGGAGAACGCCCGCCTCTACACCGTCCCCGAGGAGCCCGTCCCGATCGACATCTCCGGCTTCGGGCCGAAGGCGACGTCGCTCGCCGCCCGGGTGGGCGACGGGTACATCACGATGACGCCTCAGGAGGAGATGGTCACGCAGTTCCGCAAGGGCGGGGGCGGGGCGAAGCCGGTCAGCGGCGGCACGAAGGTCTGTTACGGCACCGATCGCGAGGAGTGCGTCCGCACGGTGCGCTCCCTCTGGTACAACGAGCTGCTGCCCGGGGAGATGGGTCAGGTGCTGCCGTCGCCGCGGCACTTCGAGCAGCTGCGGGAGCTGGTCACCGAGGACATGGTCCGTGAGAACGTCGTGTGCGGGGACGATGCCGACCAGCATGTGTCCGCGCTGCGGGCCTTCGCCGACGCCGGGTTCGACCGGGTGTACGTGAACCAGATCGGGGCGGATCAGAGGGGGTTCTTCGACTTCTACCGGGCGAAGGTGCTGCCGCAGCTCGGGTGA
- a CDS encoding NAD(P)/FAD-dependent oxidoreductase, with translation MSRPHVVIVGAGFAGYRAARTVARLTRHRADVTLLNPTDYFLYLPLLPQVAAGILEARRVTVSLPGTLHGVRMVLGEADHVDLDGRTVHYSDPEGRIGTLDYDRLVLSVGSVNKLLPIPGVAEHAHGFRGLPEALYLRDHVTRQVELAATEDDPKAGAARCTFVVVGAGYTGTEVAAQMQLLTDRLARRHTLPGGVRPRWILLDVAERVLPELDRRLSRTADRVLRARGVDVRMGTSVKEATHDGVLLTDGEFVATRTLVWCVGVRPDPLVEGVGQPLERGRLLVDPYLQAPGRPDVFGCGDAAAVPDLERPGSFTPMTAQHAWRQGRVAGENVAASLGLGRRRRAYRHRDLGFAVDLGGVRAAANPFGVPLSGPAAGAVTRGYHLAALPGNRVRVAADWLLDAVLPRQGVQLGLVRSWSVPLDTASPELARVPGGPEGAGGPKPPDGREQGQEPKHAQEPERAEEPGRAVGPERAEEAARADDAGPDGEPPAAGRGDHPAPGPVRRTDSPDHPAPGPVKRTDPPDPAAG, from the coding sequence GTGAGCCGACCTCACGTAGTGATCGTCGGCGCCGGTTTCGCCGGGTACCGGGCTGCCCGCACAGTGGCCCGGCTGACCCGGCACCGGGCCGACGTCACCTTGCTGAACCCGACCGACTACTTCCTGTATCTGCCGCTGCTGCCCCAGGTCGCCGCCGGCATCCTGGAGGCCCGCAGGGTCACCGTGTCGCTGCCGGGCACCCTGCACGGGGTGCGGATGGTGCTCGGCGAGGCGGACCACGTCGACCTCGACGGGCGTACGGTGCACTACTCCGACCCGGAGGGCCGCATCGGCACCCTGGACTACGACCGGCTGGTGCTGAGCGTCGGCAGCGTCAACAAGCTGCTGCCCATCCCCGGGGTCGCCGAGCACGCGCACGGTTTCCGCGGGCTGCCCGAGGCGCTGTACCTGCGCGACCACGTGACCCGGCAGGTGGAGCTGGCCGCCACCGAGGACGACCCGAAGGCCGGCGCGGCCCGCTGCACCTTCGTCGTGGTCGGTGCCGGCTACACCGGTACCGAGGTGGCCGCGCAGATGCAGCTGCTCACCGACCGGCTGGCCCGCCGGCACACGCTGCCCGGCGGGGTACGGCCCCGCTGGATCCTGCTGGACGTGGCGGAGCGTGTGCTGCCCGAGCTGGACCGGCGGCTGTCCCGCACGGCCGACCGGGTGCTGCGCGCCCGCGGTGTGGACGTCCGGATGGGCACGTCGGTGAAGGAGGCCACGCACGACGGAGTGCTGCTCACCGACGGCGAGTTCGTGGCCACCCGGACGCTGGTGTGGTGTGTCGGGGTGCGGCCCGATCCGCTGGTGGAGGGGGTCGGGCAGCCGCTGGAGCGGGGCCGGCTGCTCGTCGACCCGTACCTTCAGGCGCCGGGCCGGCCGGACGTTTTCGGCTGTGGCGACGCGGCCGCCGTACCGGACCTGGAGCGGCCGGGGTCCTTCACGCCGATGACGGCCCAGCACGCGTGGCGGCAGGGCCGGGTGGCCGGGGAGAACGTGGCCGCCTCGCTCGGTCTCGGCCGTCGCCGGCGGGCGTACCGCCATCGCGACCTGGGGTTCGCGGTCGACCTCGGCGGGGTGCGGGCCGCCGCCAACCCGTTCGGCGTCCCGCTGTCCGGACCCGCGGCCGGTGCGGTCACCCGCGGCTACCACCTGGCCGCGCTGCCCGGCAACCGTGTCCGGGTGGCCGCCGACTGGCTGCTGGACGCCGTACTGCCGCGCCAGGGCGTCCAGTTGGGCCTCGTACGGTCCTGGTCGGTTCCCCTGGACACGGCCTCCCCGGAGCTGGCCCGCGTCCCGGGCGGGCCGGAGGGGGCGGGCGGACCGAAACCGCCGGACGGCCGGGAACAGGGGCAGGAGCCGAAGCATGCGCAGGAGCCGGAGCGCGCGGAAGAGCCGGGGCGGGCGGTGGGACCGGAGCGGGCCGAAGAAGCGGCGCGGGCCGACGACGCGGGACCTGACGGCGAACCGCCGGCCGCCGGGCGGGGAGACCACCCCGCCCCCGGTCCCGTCCGGCGCACGGACTCCCCGGACCACCCCGCCCCCGGCCCGGTCAAGCGCACCGACCCCCCGGACCCCGCCGCCGGGTGA